The Fusobacterium periodonticum 1_1_41FAA genomic sequence GAGCATATTCTCCTTTTTGAAAATGTAATCCTCTTAAAACTCCTTTTGAAGATTTAGAAAAATTATCCTGTACAAAGATATTATTTATTCCTAATTCTTTAAAAGTATTGTAGTTATAACTCTCGATAAAAAAACCTCTACTATCTTCAAATACTTTTGGTTCTATTAACAATAGATTTTTTATTTTTGTTTCTATAGTATTCATATTATTATCCTTTTAAGATTATATCATAATATTATAACATTAAAATTACAGATATAAAAGAATTTTTTAGATATCTTTATCTAAGTAAGATAAGAACTATAATCCCTAGTATGATTCTATATAGTCCAAAAGAAGCAAAACTTCTTTTTTTAATAAAGTCCATAAACCATTTTATAACAATATAGGCAACCACAAAGGCTATTGCTGAACCTAAAGCTAAATAAGACCACTCTCTTTCTGTAAAAACTAAACCATTTTTTAGTAACTTTAAAGCTGTTGCTCCAAACATTGTTGGTATAGCTAAATAGAATGAAAATTCAGCAGCCAAAGGTCTTGATAATCCTAAAAGTAAGGCTCCTATTATTGTTGCTCCTGATCTTGATGTTCCTGGTATCATAGCTAGACATTGGAAAAAACCTATTAAAAATGCTGTGCTATATTTTAAATTATTAAAATTTCTAACTTTTGATTTAATATTTTTTAGTTTGTATATAACTTCTATGGCTATAAAAATAACTCCATAGACTATTAAAGTTATAGCTATTGTTGTTACATTATCCATAAAATATTTATCTATTATGTCATCTAAAAATAGTCCTATAACCATTGCTGGTAAAACACCAACTATAATTTTAAGCCATAATCTAAATCTTAAAACAAATTTCTCTTTAGTTTCTACAAAAGGTGTCAAATCTTTCCAAAAATAAACTACAACTGAAAATATTGCTCCCAATTGTATAATTATTAAAAAGCTATTAGTAAAAGTTGGAGATAAATATTCTCCTCCTATCAACTTATTTACTAATATCATGTGTCCTGTACTGCTGACAGGTAAAAACTCTGTAATACCTTCAACTACTGCAAGAATTATAACTAATATTAATGCATTCATCTTTTAACCTCTCTTATAGATAAGAATCTTCTTTAGCTAAATAATTTTGAACATAGTCTTTAACTCCTTCTTCAAGACTATGCATTTCTTTTGTATATCCTATTTCTCTTAATTTATTTATTTTTGCTTCTGTAAAATATTGGTATTTTCCTTGTAAATCTTCAGGCATTTCAATTAATTTTACAACTTCATTCTTATCTAAATTATCATTGTGAGATGCTGCTCTCATTGTTGCCATAGATAAATCCATAAAACTTCTTGCCTTACCTGTGCCTATGTTATATATCCCTGATTCAACATCATTAGTTAACATAAAATACATTATATCTACAACATCTTTTACATAGACAAAATCTCTTAATTGTTCTCCATCTTTAAATCCTTCTTTATATGATTTAAAAAGTTTTACATATCCATTTTCCATATATTGGTTATATGTGTGGAATATCATAGAAGCCATTCTTCCTTTATGATATTCTTGTGGTCCATATACATTAAAAAATTTCAATCCATTCCATTGTTTAGGTTGAGATTTTTGTTTAAATGCCCAATCATCAAATATTTTCTTTGAATAACCATATTTATTTAAAGGTCTTAATTTTTGTAATTCTTCTGGACTTACATCATCATTGTATCCAAGTTCACCCATACCATAAGTTGCAGCTGAAGAGGCATAAATATATTTTATATTTTTTTCAGCACAGAAATTCCATAAGAATTTAGTATAAGCATAGTTATTATCCATTAAGAAATCTCCATCTTTTTCTGTTGTTGCCGAACAAGCTCCCATATGAATAACCGCTTCTATCTTATCAGCATTTTCTTTACAAGATAGCCATTCTTGTAAATTTTCTTTATCTACCCAATCATAGTATTCTCTTTTTCTAATATTTAACCACTTATCTTCTGTTCTTAATTTATCAACTATTAGTATATCTTTTATACCCATTTCATTAAGCTTCCACACAAAAGCACTACCTATCATTCCAGCTCCACCTGTAACAATTATCATTACTTTCCCTCCATTTATTTAAAACTTTTTTATTTAAATTATATCATAATCTAGTGATTATGTATAATTTTTTATACTAGTTAATAATATAATTCTCACTTATTAATATTTGTGGTAAAATAAAGAAGATATTTATTAAATATTTTCAGGAGAGTAATTTATGAAAAAAATAATTTTCTTAACATATATATTTTTAATTTTTAATTTTGCTTATGCTGAAGAAATTCGATTAAAAACAAAAGAAGATGTTGAAATTGAAAAAATGGAAGAGCAGATAAAAAATTTACAAGATAAAATAGAAAATACAAAAAAATTAAAATCAGCTAAGGACAATAAGAATTTAAAAATTGCCTTAGTTTTAAGTGGTGGTGGAGTAAAAGGTTATGCCCACTTAGGAGTCTTAAGAGTTCTTGAAAGAGAAAATATAAAAATAGACTATATCACTGGTACTAGTATAGGAGCTTTGATTGGAACTCTTTATTCTATTGGTTATTCTATTGATGAAATTGAAAAATTTTTAGACGATATCAATGTTAGTAGTTTTTTGGAAACTGTTACTGATAACACTAATCTATCTTTAGAGAAAAAAGAAAGTTTAAAAAAATATAGTGCCTATCTTAGCTTTGACAATGAGTTAAATTTTTCATTTCCTAAGGGTTTAAAAGGAACTGGAGAAGAATATTTAATTTTAAAAAAGATATTAGGAAAATATGAATACATGGATAGTTTTGATAATTTCCCTATACCTTTAAGAATAGTAGCGACTAACTTAAATACAGGAGAAACTAAGGCTTTTTCTAAGGGTGATGTTGCTAAAGTTTTAATAGCTTCTATGGCTATTCCTTCTATTTTTGAGCCTATGAAAATAGATGGTGAAATATATGTTGATGGTCTTGTAAGCAGAAACTTACCGGTTGAAGAAGCTTATGAAATGGGTGCAGATATCGTTATCGCATCTGATATAGGAGCTCCTGTTGTGGAAAAAGATGATTATAATATCTTGAGTGTTATGAGCCAAGCAAATACTATACAAGCTTCTAATATAACTAAAGTTTCAAGAGAAAAAGCATCAATTTTAATAAGTCCTGATATTAAGGATATCTCTGCTATAGCTTCATCAAAAAAGGAAGAGTTGATGAAACTTGGTAAAGTTGCAGCAGAAAAAGAAATAGATAAAATTAGATTGTTAACTAAGAATGATAATGAAAAGAAAAAAGAAAAGTTTGTTAATGATAATGATGTTAAAATTATTATAAATAAAATAGAATATAGTGAAAAATTTAGTAATAATACCATTATAGTTTTAAATGATATTTTTAAATCTCTTTTAAATAAACCTATCACTAAAAAAGAAATAGATAAAAAGATTATTGATATTTACAGTTCCAAATATATGGATAAAGTTTATTACACTATCGATGACAATACTTTAATTATAGATGGTGAAAAACCTCATTCAAATAGGGTCGGTCTAGGATTTAACTATTTAACAGGTCATGGTACAACTTTTAATATAGGTTCTGATTTATTTTTTAATGGTAAATTTAAGAATAGTATTGACTTAAACTTAAAATTTGGAGATTATTTAGGTACTGATCTTGCCACTCTTTCATACTATGGTATAAAAAATAGATTTGGTTTCCTTACAAATATTGGTTATGATGAAAATCCCTTCTTCCTATATGACAATAGAAAAAAAATTGCTAAATTCATAAGTAGAGAAGCATATTTTAAACTAGGACTTTTTACTCAACCAACAAATAATACTATGTTTTCTTATGGACTTTTATCTAAGTTTTCTAGTTTAAAACAAGATACTGGTGGAAATGAAACAAAATCATTAGAATATTCTGAAAATTCTACTAAAACTTATTTAAGCTATAAATATAATAGTTTAGACTCTATAACTAATCCTATGAAAGGAGTTAAAGCTGATTTTAACTACACTTTTTCAAGTTCTTTTGGAAAATCAAAGTCTAATTTATATGGACCAGCCTTTACTCTAAAAGCTTATGCTCCTATAACTCCTAAATTTTCTTTTATCTATGGTTTAAATTATTCTAGTCTTAGAGGAGATAATATAAGGGCTGATAGAAGAATAAAACTTGGTGGAATCTACACAAATATGGATACTAATGACTTTGAATTCTATGGTTTTAACTATCAAGAAAAACAGGTTAAAGACTTAATTAGTTTGACTCTAGGCTTCAAGCATAAAATAGTATACTCATTGTATTTTAGTACTAAATTTAATATTGCAACATTTAATGAAGAGAATTTTATGCAAAATAATAGAACTAGAATGTGGAAAGACTATTCTCAAGGTTTAGCTTTTTCTTTAAGTTATGATTCACCCATAGGACCTATTGAATTTTCTATATCTTCTGATTTGAAGAACAAAAAGCCTATTGGAAGCATATCTATTGGTTATAAATTTGATTAATATATTAGGAGGTTCTCTTATGTTTCAGGATTTTGATGTTATGAAATTTTTAATTCTTGCAGTTTTTTGTTTTATTGCATCTGTTGTAGATGCGATTTCTGGTGGTGGAGGTCTTATTTCCTTACCAGCATATTTTGCAGTAGGTTTTCCACCTCATATAGCTTTAGGAACTAATAAACTATCTGCTTTTTTATCTACTTTTGCTAGTGCTTTTAAATTCTGGAAAGCTAAAAAAATAAATGTGGAAATTGTATCAAAATTATTTGCTTTTTCTCTTGCTGGTGCTGTTTTAGGAGTTAAAACTGCTGTTTCTATAGATACCAAATACTTTAAACCTATTTCTTTTGCTATCTTAATCTTAGTTTTTCTCTATGCTTTAAAGAACAAGTCTATGGGTGAGGTTAATTACTATAAAGGGACTACTCCAAAAACTCTTTTACTTGGGAAGTTAATGGCATTTGGTTTAGGTTTCTATGATGGTTTCTTAGGCCCAGGTACAGCAGCATTTTTAATGTTCTGTCTTATTAAAATTTTTAAATTAGATTTTTCTTCAGCAAGTGGAAATACTAAAATTCTAAATCTTTCAAGTAACTTTGCAAGTTTAGTTGTCTTTGGTTTTTTAGGAAAATTAAACTGGCTTTATGGTATACCTATTGCTCTTGTTATGACTGTCGGAGCTATTATTGGTGCAAGACTTGCAATACTAAAAGGAAATAAATTTATTAAACCTGTATTCCTTGTAGTAACTATAGTTTTAATATTAAAAATGTCTGTGGAAATATTCTTTTAAATAAAAATTTAAATGAACTATTTTTATTTTTAATTCACTTTAGATAGGAGAAAGAGAAAATTGGAAGAAATAAAAGTATATAAATTGGAAAATGAATTTTTGAAAGTTGAGCTTTTAAATTTAGGAGCTTCTATAAAAAAACTTGAAGTAAAAGATAAGAATGGAAATTTTAGAAATGTTGTTCTTGGTTTTGATGATATTGAAAAATATAGAGAAAATCCTGCATATTTTGGAGCTGTAATAGGTAGAACTGCTGGAAGAATTAAAAATACTGAGCTAAAAATAGGAAATAAATTATATAAGCTAGATAGTAATAATAATGGAAATACCTTACATGGCGGAAAAAACTCCATCAGTCATAGATTTTGGACAGTAGAAAAGATTGAAAATGGTTTAGTTTTTTCTATAAAAAGTCCTCATTTAGATAATGGTTATCCTGCTAATGTTGAAATTAAAGTTAGTTATATTTTAAATAAAAATGAATTGGAAATTAAATACTTCGCTAAAACTGACAGTTTAACTTATTTAAATTTAACTAACCACAGCTATTTCAATCTAAGTGGAAATTCTGAAAATACTATCTATGAAGATATTTTAAAAATTAATTCTGACTATTTTGTTGGCATAGATGAAAACTCTATTCCTTGTGAAACTATAGCTTTGGATAATAATATT encodes the following:
- a CDS encoding undecaprenyl-diphosphate phosphatase, which gives rise to MNALILVIILAVVEGITEFLPVSSTGHMILVNKLIGGEYLSPTFTNSFLIIIQLGAIFSVVVYFWKDLTPFVETKEKFVLRFRLWLKIIVGVLPAMVIGLFLDDIIDKYFMDNVTTIAITLIVYGVIFIAIEVIYKLKNIKSKVRNFNNLKYSTAFLIGFFQCLAMIPGTSRSGATIIGALLLGLSRPLAAEFSFYLAIPTMFGATALKLLKNGLVFTEREWSYLALGSAIAFVVAYIVIKWFMDFIKKRSFASFGLYRIILGIIVLILLR
- the rfaD gene encoding ADP-glyceromanno-heptose 6-epimerase — encoded protein: MIIVTGGAGMIGSAFVWKLNEMGIKDILIVDKLRTEDKWLNIRKREYYDWVDKENLQEWLSCKENADKIEAVIHMGACSATTEKDGDFLMDNNYAYTKFLWNFCAEKNIKYIYASSAATYGMGELGYNDDVSPEELQKLRPLNKYGYSKKIFDDWAFKQKSQPKQWNGLKFFNVYGPQEYHKGRMASMIFHTYNQYMENGYVKLFKSYKEGFKDGEQLRDFVYVKDVVDIMYFMLTNDVESGIYNIGTGKARSFMDLSMATMRAASHNDNLDKNEVVKLIEMPEDLQGKYQYFTEAKINKLREIGYTKEMHSLEEGVKDYVQNYLAKEDSYL
- the fplA gene encoding autotransporter phospholipase A1 FplA; translated protein: MKKIIFLTYIFLIFNFAYAEEIRLKTKEDVEIEKMEEQIKNLQDKIENTKKLKSAKDNKNLKIALVLSGGGVKGYAHLGVLRVLERENIKIDYITGTSIGALIGTLYSIGYSIDEIEKFLDDINVSSFLETVTDNTNLSLEKKESLKKYSAYLSFDNELNFSFPKGLKGTGEEYLILKKILGKYEYMDSFDNFPIPLRIVATNLNTGETKAFSKGDVAKVLIASMAIPSIFEPMKIDGEIYVDGLVSRNLPVEEAYEMGADIVIASDIGAPVVEKDDYNILSVMSQANTIQASNITKVSREKASILISPDIKDISAIASSKKEELMKLGKVAAEKEIDKIRLLTKNDNEKKKEKFVNDNDVKIIINKIEYSEKFSNNTIIVLNDIFKSLLNKPITKKEIDKKIIDIYSSKYMDKVYYTIDDNTLIIDGEKPHSNRVGLGFNYLTGHGTTFNIGSDLFFNGKFKNSIDLNLKFGDYLGTDLATLSYYGIKNRFGFLTNIGYDENPFFLYDNRKKIAKFISREAYFKLGLFTQPTNNTMFSYGLLSKFSSLKQDTGGNETKSLEYSENSTKTYLSYKYNSLDSITNPMKGVKADFNYTFSSSFGKSKSNLYGPAFTLKAYAPITPKFSFIYGLNYSSLRGDNIRADRRIKLGGIYTNMDTNDFEFYGFNYQEKQVKDLISLTLGFKHKIVYSLYFSTKFNIATFNEENFMQNNRTRMWKDYSQGLAFSLSYDSPIGPIEFSISSDLKNKKPIGSISIGYKFD
- a CDS encoding sulfite exporter TauE/SafE family protein — its product is MFQDFDVMKFLILAVFCFIASVVDAISGGGGLISLPAYFAVGFPPHIALGTNKLSAFLSTFASAFKFWKAKKINVEIVSKLFAFSLAGAVLGVKTAVSIDTKYFKPISFAILILVFLYALKNKSMGEVNYYKGTTPKTLLLGKLMAFGLGFYDGFLGPGTAAFLMFCLIKIFKLDFSSASGNTKILNLSSNFASLVVFGFLGKLNWLYGIPIALVMTVGAIIGARLAILKGNKFIKPVFLVVTIVLILKMSVEIFF
- a CDS encoding aldose epimerase family protein; translated protein: MEEIKVYKLENEFLKVELLNLGASIKKLEVKDKNGNFRNVVLGFDDIEKYRENPAYFGAVIGRTAGRIKNTELKIGNKLYKLDSNNNGNTLHGGKNSISHRFWTVEKIENGLVFSIKSPHLDNGYPANVEIKVSYILNKNELEIKYFAKTDSLTYLNLTNHSYFNLSGNSENTIYEDILKINSDYFVGIDENSIPCETIALDNNIFDFRKSKKLKDFFMATDIQKTIANDGIDHPFIFNEKIGRLEIENLESGIKLSVETDNPAVVIYTGNYLQDIGFKKHSAICFETQEVPNLYLNPSFIDENKAYERYTKFIFN